Proteins found in one Lysinibacillus fusiformis genomic segment:
- the addB gene encoding helicase-exonuclease AddAB subunit AddB — MALRIVSGRSGTGKSAFIHQEIVEQLKTDPLGHPIFIIVPDQMSYSTEYELTNKHGLQGLIRAQVMTFKRLAWLVLQETGGIARKEVNGYGYRMLIRKLLEEQKSEFSLFRQAAGKRGFTEEIETLLKEFSRYSVNSSVLAEVTESLKAIDAPNTLQAKANDLHVVLQALEERLGTTYVDSEGYYPILTEQLKYAETMKQATIYIDGFTAFTVRELELVRELLKVTQQVTVVLPFDHIDEAFDEQALFHEAALTNQRLHDIAKEEGIDVELPYHFYNTKRFHSEDLQHVEAKFADLEPQTKKTSGDVIVLEASNRRAEVHAIAREITKLTREDGFRYQDIVLLYRQADLYDPLITSIFQQYEIPIFTNTKKTMLHHPLIELSRSALEVMTSNWKYEPVFRSVKTDLFFPLQAELTIWRERADRLENYCLAQGIYGERWFEEARWFYKKYRGLEFHSRVQTDEERAMQAEIEAIRDEIRQPLKLLQDKLDSAKNGRDMATALFELIESLQVYDKLQAMKDRELERGDALAASEHEQAWNEWVAVLDQFVYMFGEQEMTVEEAAKILDEGFDTLEFSRIPPTLDEVMVATVDLARLSNIKVAFVIGMNDGVYPTRMEYEGLLSDIEREWFSQIGYELAPTSTNRLLQENFLFYRAITTPSNKLYMTYPTADEEGKALLSSLYIKKIIGNDKKTGLLSDVSIERVVIDPIELLDGDVLPYLRHPRTALAHLMVQIRQAEHSRELAPEWLALQRFYKQDPYWALIFDRVLYPITHKNEAEPLETYITQELYGQKLTSSVSRIEKYFRCPFSHFTTYGLRLEERAEYRLETFAMGDLFHEALKWITEETHRQQLSWIRLTTKQIKQLARQAVEQIVPVFSHQILLSSARYRYIQRKLIRIVERTMTALTRHANVSHFKPIAIEASFGPGQHEQLPPLEIDLTGGKKMFMRGRIDRVDSATIDDRSYLRIVDYKSSARDLDLNEVYYGLSLQVLTYLDVAMENSSYWLSGEAEPAGVLYVHVHNPMLKLDKDLTDSEIEEDRLKQYKMKGLLSENAEAILSMDEQLEESSGHSKIIPVYMKKDGTPSESQSRIVPVNDMKKLQHFVRRKHQEAGNGILSGDTAISPYKLKAKTACDYCQFAAVCQFDPSDGKQSYRQLMQAKPNDIVDKIRKEVE; from the coding sequence ATGGCATTGCGTATTGTTTCAGGACGTTCGGGAACAGGGAAATCGGCATTTATTCATCAGGAAATTGTTGAGCAGCTTAAGACAGATCCATTGGGGCATCCGATTTTCATTATTGTGCCTGACCAGATGTCTTATTCTACGGAATATGAGCTGACGAATAAGCATGGTTTACAGGGCTTGATTCGAGCACAGGTGATGACGTTTAAACGTTTAGCATGGTTGGTGTTACAGGAAACAGGTGGTATTGCTCGTAAAGAAGTGAATGGCTATGGTTATCGAATGCTTATTCGTAAACTTTTGGAGGAACAAAAAAGTGAGTTTTCCTTATTTCGACAAGCAGCAGGAAAACGTGGCTTTACGGAGGAGATTGAAACCCTTTTAAAAGAATTTAGTCGCTATAGCGTCAATAGCTCAGTCTTGGCAGAGGTAACGGAATCTTTGAAGGCGATCGATGCACCTAATACCTTGCAGGCGAAAGCGAATGATTTACATGTCGTTTTACAGGCATTAGAGGAACGACTGGGTACGACATATGTTGACAGCGAGGGCTATTATCCGATTTTAACGGAGCAATTGAAGTATGCTGAAACGATGAAGCAAGCGACCATTTATATTGATGGATTCACTGCTTTCACTGTGCGAGAGTTAGAACTGGTTCGTGAGTTGTTAAAGGTAACACAGCAAGTAACCGTTGTTCTTCCGTTTGATCATATAGATGAGGCCTTTGATGAACAAGCTCTATTCCATGAAGCAGCTTTAACGAATCAACGACTTCATGATATCGCAAAAGAAGAGGGCATTGATGTTGAATTACCCTACCATTTTTATAATACTAAAAGATTTCATTCTGAAGATTTACAGCATGTGGAGGCAAAGTTTGCTGATTTGGAGCCTCAAACGAAAAAAACTTCTGGAGATGTAATCGTGCTTGAAGCATCAAATCGTCGAGCAGAGGTACATGCGATTGCCCGGGAAATAACAAAACTGACAAGGGAAGACGGTTTTCGCTATCAGGATATCGTACTTTTGTATAGACAAGCAGATCTCTATGATCCACTTATTACAAGTATTTTCCAACAATATGAAATTCCTATTTTTACAAATACAAAAAAGACGATGTTACATCATCCATTAATAGAGCTAAGTCGCTCAGCCTTGGAGGTTATGACCTCGAACTGGAAATATGAACCTGTTTTTCGTAGTGTGAAAACAGATTTGTTTTTCCCTTTACAAGCGGAGCTAACGATTTGGCGTGAGCGAGCAGATCGATTAGAAAATTATTGCTTGGCACAAGGCATCTATGGTGAACGATGGTTTGAGGAGGCACGTTGGTTTTATAAAAAATATCGAGGTCTAGAATTCCATTCGCGTGTACAAACAGACGAAGAGCGTGCAATGCAGGCAGAAATCGAGGCCATTCGAGATGAAATTCGCCAACCTCTAAAACTTTTACAAGACAAGCTTGATAGCGCGAAGAATGGCAGAGATATGGCGACTGCTTTATTTGAGCTAATAGAGTCATTACAGGTATATGATAAACTGCAAGCAATGAAAGATCGTGAGCTAGAGCGGGGTGACGCATTAGCAGCAAGTGAACATGAACAAGCTTGGAATGAATGGGTTGCTGTTCTTGATCAATTCGTTTATATGTTTGGTGAGCAGGAGATGACTGTAGAGGAAGCAGCCAAAATTCTTGATGAAGGTTTTGATACATTAGAATTTTCAAGAATTCCGCCAACCCTTGATGAGGTAATGGTGGCTACTGTTGATTTAGCCCGTTTATCCAATATCAAAGTTGCCTTTGTAATAGGGATGAATGATGGTGTTTATCCAACTCGTATGGAGTATGAAGGCTTGTTGTCAGATATCGAGCGTGAATGGTTTAGTCAAATTGGCTATGAGCTTGCCCCTACCTCTACTAATCGTTTATTACAGGAAAATTTCTTGTTCTATCGCGCTATTACAACGCCATCTAACAAATTGTATATGACGTACCCTACGGCGGATGAGGAAGGCAAGGCACTGCTATCCTCACTTTATATTAAGAAAATAATAGGGAATGACAAAAAGACGGGTTTATTAAGTGATGTTTCCATAGAACGAGTGGTAATCGATCCGATTGAATTACTAGACGGAGATGTTTTGCCATATTTACGCCATCCACGTACCGCATTAGCACATCTGATGGTGCAGATACGTCAAGCTGAACATAGCCGTGAACTAGCTCCAGAATGGCTAGCTTTACAAAGATTTTATAAACAAGATCCATATTGGGCGCTCATTTTCGACCGTGTCCTTTATCCAATTACCCATAAAAATGAGGCTGAACCACTTGAAACCTATATTACACAGGAATTATATGGTCAGAAGCTAACATCCAGTGTGTCGCGAATTGAGAAATACTTCAGATGTCCTTTTTCTCATTTCACTACATACGGTCTACGTCTAGAAGAACGTGCTGAGTATCGTCTAGAAACCTTTGCAATGGGTGACTTATTCCATGAGGCGTTAAAGTGGATTACAGAGGAAACACATCGTCAGCAATTATCATGGATTCGTTTAACAACAAAGCAAATTAAACAATTAGCACGTCAAGCAGTAGAACAAATTGTACCAGTCTTTTCCCATCAAATCCTATTATCTAGTGCCCGTTATCGCTATATTCAGCGTAAGCTTATTCGAATTGTCGAGCGCACAATGACGGCATTGACACGGCATGCTAATGTATCTCACTTCAAACCAATTGCGATTGAGGCATCATTTGGTCCTGGACAACATGAACAGCTACCACCACTAGAGATTGATTTGACTGGTGGCAAGAAAATGTTTATGCGTGGGCGTATTGATAGAGTGGATAGTGCAACGATAGATGACCGCTCTTATTTGCGGATTGTTGACTATAAATCCTCAGCTCGTGACCTTGATTTAAATGAGGTTTATTACGGATTATCCTTACAGGTCCTAACGTATTTAGATGTGGCAATGGAAAATAGCTCTTACTGGCTATCAGGTGAGGCAGAGCCAGCAGGGGTACTGTATGTCCATGTCCATAATCCGATGCTAAAGCTGGATAAGGATTTGACGGACAGTGAAATAGAAGAGGATCGTTTAAAGCAGTATAAAATGAAAGGTTTACTGTCTGAAAACGCTGAGGCGATATTATCGATGGACGAACAATTGGAGGAAAGTAGCGGGCATTCAAAAATCATTCCTGTCTATATGAAAAAAGATGGAACACCTTCTGAATCACAATCCCGCATAGTTCCTGTCAATGATATGAAAAAGTTACAGCATTTCGTTCGTCGTAAACATCAGGAGGCAGGGAATGGTATCTTATCTGGTGATACCGCCATTAGCCCCTATAAATTGAAAGCCAAAACGGCATGTGATTATTGTCAATTTGCTGCAGTTTGCCAATTTGATCCATCTGATGGTAAACAAAGCTATCGTCAATTGATGCAAGCAAAGCCGAATGATATTGTTGATAAAATTCGGAAGGAGGTAGAATAG
- the addA gene encoding helicase-exonuclease AddAB subunit AddA has product MVQTIPIKPADVTWTDDQWKAIYASGQDTLVSAAAGSGKTAVLINRMIEKVIATENPINVDELLVVTFTNASAAEMRHRMSEALEKAIAENPTSNHLRRQLSLVNKAQISTLHSFCLAIVKQYAYLLEIDPGFRIANEAEIALLRDDVLAEVLEDAYDSEDEARVQAIYRLVDSFTSDRDDQAIETLISKLYDTSRVHAEPQKWLWSLPQAYDLADEVTIDDLELSQYVKLTVRHSLEEAFVLISEMRAITLQSDGPAPYAETAEIDFAMIQEGIRISQSGTWQELFDYFATVKWSTLKRVSKDALVDVELQELAKKKREAAKKMMNKIKEAFFVRTPARLLEEIRLMAPTIATLVELTTTFSEQFRLAKLERGIIDFSDLEHYALQILTVEVDGELQPSPVALDMKKRFKEVLVDEYQDTNMLQETILQLVKTGEEQDGNLFMVGDVKQSIYRFRLAEPKLFMRKYSEYVETPEVTGMRIDLNANFRSRKEVLNATNYVFAQIMGERVGEILYDDNASLKPAAPYDDKEIPVELVVMHPPPEEETTEELEEINNEAAELEELKKSQYEARFIIDRIRQMMEDGTTVYDTKIKTERPLKYSDIVILMRSMTWSTDLVEEFKLAGIPLYAESSKGYFDALEVMIMLNVLKVVDNPYQDIPLASVLRAPFVGLTENELAKIRLADQKVPFYDALRQFIRSEGHGVQTTTFEKLQRFMLAFENWRDLARRGSLSDLIWKIYLDTHYYEMVGAMPNGKQRQANLRVLHDRALMYEKTAFRGLFRFLRFIDRMRTRGDDLGTAKSIGEKDDVVRLVTIHSSKGLEYPVVFVAGMGRPFNKMDFHQPYLFDQDFGLAVKAIDPENRITYTSLPFLALKEKKELEMRAEEMRVLYVAMTRAKERLILVGSVKNWEKTRDNWQDAQSLPLDAPLQDYLRARANSYLDWIGPAVARHADFAAVATNSYKKLEDPSHWWVQAIDTKHYSYELQAMGDEVQQALAMPEDEDLLAEITTRFQAQYAYQKSTRKRSKTSVSEIKRLENLQRQEEPEFYFASPTKQKASSIAPRPAFLQEQQLTGAEIGTAVHTVMQHVPQFGFGHINDVKGFVEDLVARQLLTEAEGMVVPQAKIYHFFETEIGQRFQRASQIRREMPFTISRIDEDGDAQIVQGIIDCLFEDEYGNWVLLDYKTDRIQSHFAQEPALSKEILGRYAVQLRVYSEAIESILHIKVSDKVLYLFDNEQIIQA; this is encoded by the coding sequence ATGGTACAAACAATTCCTATTAAGCCAGCAGATGTCACATGGACAGACGATCAGTGGAAGGCGATTTATGCTAGCGGTCAAGATACACTTGTATCGGCTGCGGCAGGGTCTGGGAAAACAGCAGTCCTGATTAATCGTATGATTGAAAAAGTCATTGCTACTGAAAATCCCATCAATGTAGATGAACTATTGGTAGTGACCTTTACGAATGCTTCAGCCGCTGAAATGCGCCATCGTATGTCTGAGGCATTAGAAAAGGCGATAGCAGAAAATCCAACATCTAATCATTTAAGACGGCAGCTTAGTCTTGTGAATAAAGCACAAATTTCCACCCTGCATTCCTTCTGTTTAGCCATTGTTAAGCAATACGCATACTTACTTGAGATAGATCCAGGCTTTCGTATTGCCAATGAAGCAGAAATAGCATTATTGAGAGATGATGTTTTAGCAGAAGTTCTAGAAGATGCCTACGATTCTGAGGATGAGGCTCGCGTACAGGCTATTTATCGTCTTGTTGATAGCTTTACCTCAGATCGTGATGATCAAGCCATCGAAACGCTGATTAGTAAACTTTATGATACTTCTCGTGTACATGCAGAACCTCAAAAATGGCTATGGAGCCTTCCACAAGCATATGATTTAGCTGATGAAGTGACGATTGATGATTTAGAGCTATCTCAATACGTCAAATTGACCGTACGCCATAGTCTGGAAGAGGCGTTTGTATTAATTTCAGAAATGCGGGCGATTACATTACAGTCAGACGGACCTGCCCCCTATGCTGAAACGGCAGAAATTGATTTTGCTATGATTCAGGAAGGGATTCGCATTAGTCAAAGCGGTACATGGCAGGAGCTATTTGATTATTTTGCAACGGTCAAATGGTCTACATTAAAACGAGTATCAAAGGATGCATTAGTAGATGTAGAGCTACAAGAGCTGGCGAAGAAAAAACGAGAAGCAGCCAAAAAAATGATGAATAAAATCAAAGAGGCGTTTTTTGTTCGTACGCCTGCACGCCTACTTGAGGAAATAAGATTAATGGCACCGACGATTGCTACGTTAGTGGAATTGACCACTACTTTTAGTGAACAATTCCGACTAGCCAAGCTAGAACGTGGAATCATTGACTTTTCAGATTTGGAGCATTATGCACTTCAAATTTTAACGGTAGAGGTAGATGGCGAGCTTCAGCCGTCACCAGTTGCACTAGATATGAAAAAACGCTTTAAAGAAGTACTGGTGGACGAATACCAGGATACCAATATGCTACAGGAAACCATCTTACAACTTGTCAAAACAGGTGAAGAACAGGATGGCAACCTTTTTATGGTTGGGGACGTAAAACAAAGTATTTACCGTTTCCGATTAGCTGAACCAAAGCTCTTTATGCGAAAATATAGTGAGTATGTGGAGACACCTGAGGTAACGGGGATGCGAATTGATTTAAATGCTAACTTCCGTAGTCGAAAAGAAGTGTTGAATGCGACAAACTACGTTTTTGCACAAATTATGGGCGAGCGTGTTGGTGAAATTCTTTATGACGACAATGCATCATTAAAGCCCGCTGCGCCTTATGATGATAAAGAAATACCTGTTGAGCTAGTCGTAATGCATCCACCACCGGAAGAGGAAACAACAGAAGAACTGGAAGAAATAAACAACGAGGCTGCTGAGCTAGAGGAATTAAAAAAATCACAATATGAGGCACGCTTTATTATCGATCGTATCCGTCAGATGATGGAAGATGGAACAACTGTTTATGATACGAAAATAAAAACAGAGCGACCATTAAAGTATAGTGATATTGTGATTTTAATGCGTTCGATGACATGGTCGACAGATTTAGTGGAGGAATTTAAGCTGGCAGGGATTCCACTCTATGCAGAATCGTCTAAAGGCTATTTTGATGCACTCGAAGTAATGATAATGTTAAATGTTCTGAAGGTAGTCGATAATCCCTATCAGGATATCCCATTAGCTTCTGTACTGCGCGCACCATTTGTTGGTTTAACGGAAAATGAGCTGGCGAAAATCCGTTTAGCCGATCAAAAGGTACCTTTTTATGATGCTTTACGACAATTTATTCGCAGTGAAGGACATGGTGTGCAAACCACTACATTTGAGAAGCTGCAACGCTTTATGCTAGCCTTTGAAAATTGGCGAGATTTAGCACGTCGTGGATCATTGTCAGATTTAATTTGGAAAATTTATCTAGATACACATTATTATGAAATGGTTGGGGCAATGCCGAATGGCAAACAGCGTCAGGCAAATTTACGCGTTTTACATGATCGTGCGTTAATGTATGAAAAAACGGCATTTCGTGGACTATTCCGTTTTTTACGTTTTATTGATCGTATGCGTACGCGTGGTGATGATTTAGGCACTGCCAAATCAATTGGCGAAAAGGACGATGTGGTGCGCCTGGTGACAATTCACTCTTCCAAGGGATTAGAATATCCAGTCGTCTTTGTTGCAGGAATGGGACGTCCGTTTAATAAAATGGATTTTCATCAACCTTATTTATTCGATCAAGATTTTGGACTAGCTGTTAAGGCCATTGATCCCGAAAATCGTATCACCTATACATCGTTACCGTTTTTAGCATTGAAGGAGAAAAAAGAATTAGAGATGCGCGCAGAAGAAATGCGTGTCTTATATGTTGCGATGACTCGTGCGAAAGAGCGTTTGATTTTAGTAGGCTCAGTGAAGAACTGGGAGAAAACACGCGACAACTGGCAGGACGCACAAAGTTTGCCGTTGGATGCACCGCTTCAAGACTATTTACGTGCTAGAGCTAATAGCTATTTGGACTGGATAGGCCCAGCAGTGGCAAGGCATGCGGACTTTGCAGCAGTAGCAACCAATTCTTATAAGAAATTAGAGGATCCATCACATTGGTGGGTTCAAGCCATCGATACAAAGCATTACTCGTATGAGTTACAGGCGATGGGCGACGAAGTACAGCAAGCGCTTGCGATGCCAGAGGATGAGGACTTGCTGGCTGAAATCACGACCCGCTTTCAAGCACAGTATGCCTATCAAAAATCAACAAGAAAGCGCTCTAAAACATCTGTTAGTGAAATAAAGCGATTAGAAAATCTACAGCGTCAGGAGGAACCCGAATTTTATTTTGCCTCTCCTACCAAGCAAAAGGCTTCATCCATTGCACCTCGACCAGCTTTTTTACAGGAACAACAGTTAACAGGTGCTGAAATTGGTACCGCTGTGCACACAGTGATGCAGCATGTCCCTCAGTTTGGTTTTGGTCATATCAATGATGTAAAGGGCTTTGTAGAGGATTTAGTCGCAAGGCAGCTTTTAACAGAGGCAGAGGGTATGGTGGTTCCACAAGCGAAGATTTATCATTTCTTTGAGACAGAAATAGGGCAACGCTTTCAACGGGCGAGTCAAATACGTAGGGAAATGCCATTTACCATTAGTAGAATCGATGAAGATGGCGATGCTCAAATTGTGCAAGGGATTATTGACTGCTTATTTGAGGATGAATACGGTAATTGGGTCTTGTTGGATTATAAAACGGATCGTATACAATCTCATTTTGCGCAGGAGCCTGCCCTGTCAAAAGAAATACTAGGTCGTTATGCCGTACAGCTTCGTGTTTATAGTGAAGCCATTGAATCCATTTTACACATCAAGGTGAGCGATAAAGTATTATATTTATTCGATAATGAACAGATCATACAGGCATAA
- a CDS encoding DUF418 domain-containing protein yields the protein MELKPTMLQERMATLDILRGISLVGILLVNMYTFYLPMPHIDLASWFTTPSDIVWQKNIDIYVQGSFYPLFAMLFGYGLAMQWQKAQSREQNFYTLGLRRLSILFAFGFVHAVLIWWGDILMMYAFCGVFLVLLLRLSPIWLLASALIINGLMQVFMLFVVGIVNFNTKVDDYLDIVSVEKAITAYGTGDWVDAFMQRLTDLSTQAGIEMWFVALFTILPYMLIGAAASKWRLVERAKELKWLWLTLAIAGLVIGIGMKSLSIMFTRTYLLDYLKVYIGGPMLSVGYIGVIVLLCLMPIVPKLLSPFAKIGRMSLTMYILQSIIGTCLFYQFGFGWYGKVSVETGVLIAIGIIVVQMIIAEIWLSKWKQGPLEAIWRKLTYKQKVEVR from the coding sequence GTGGAATTAAAACCGACAATGTTGCAGGAACGAATGGCAACATTAGATATTTTACGAGGTATTAGTTTAGTAGGTATCTTACTTGTAAATATGTATACCTTTTATTTGCCAATGCCGCATATTGATTTGGCATCATGGTTTACAACCCCATCGGATATTGTGTGGCAGAAAAATATAGATATTTATGTGCAAGGTAGCTTTTACCCGCTCTTTGCCATGCTATTTGGTTATGGACTGGCTATGCAGTGGCAGAAGGCTCAGAGTCGTGAACAAAACTTTTATACGCTAGGGCTTCGTAGACTGTCCATCCTTTTTGCCTTTGGTTTTGTCCATGCTGTGCTAATTTGGTGGGGCGACATATTAATGATGTATGCATTTTGTGGCGTTTTTTTAGTGCTTTTACTACGTTTGAGTCCTATCTGGCTATTAGCTAGTGCTTTGATCATTAATGGCTTGATGCAAGTTTTTATGCTCTTTGTGGTAGGGATTGTTAATTTTAATACAAAAGTAGATGACTACTTAGATATCGTATCAGTAGAGAAGGCCATCACGGCTTATGGGACAGGAGACTGGGTAGATGCCTTTATGCAACGCTTAACAGATTTATCGACGCAGGCAGGCATCGAGATGTGGTTTGTCGCACTGTTCACCATTTTACCGTATATGTTAATAGGTGCCGCTGCCTCTAAATGGCGTTTAGTAGAACGAGCTAAAGAATTGAAGTGGTTATGGCTGACATTAGCAATTGCCGGATTGGTCATCGGAATTGGTATGAAAAGCTTATCTATTATGTTTACAAGAACTTATTTACTAGATTATTTAAAGGTATACATAGGGGGTCCAATGCTATCGGTGGGCTATATCGGGGTTATTGTGTTACTTTGCTTAATGCCAATTGTGCCAAAGCTACTTAGTCCTTTTGCTAAAATTGGGCGCATGTCATTAACGATGTATATCCTTCAATCGATTATAGGCACTTGTTTATTCTATCAATTTGGTTTTGGCTGGTATGGCAAAGTAAGTGTGGAAACTGGGGTATTAATTGCTATTGGCATAATTGTTGTACAAATGATCATAGCAGAAATTTGGCTATCTAAGTGGAAACAAGGGCCGTTAGAGGCAATATGGCGTAAATTAACCTATAAGCAAAAGGTGGAAGTACGTTAA
- a CDS encoding fumarylacetoacetate hydrolase family protein → MKILSFKLGGHVSFGPKVKKEEAVWDVLAIQNELQVLPSFSSSIVDGIALGFDFVEQIRKLVEAAEKSGNASSFKREFTEIEWLSPIPRTPKNIMCIGKNYDEHAKEMGAEAAPTDLMVFTKSPTAIAADGQTISIHADLSSKMDYEGELAIVIGKRGKNIPKNLAFDYVFGYTIANDVTARDLQENHKQFFLGKSLDGTCPLGPYLVTKDEIPNPQDLTVVTKVNDEVRQNGSTKDMMFTVETLVSILSKHVTLEPGDVILTGTPAGVGKGMNPPQFLKAGDTVKVSIQGIGTLVNHFE, encoded by the coding sequence ATGAAAATTTTATCATTCAAATTAGGTGGACATGTAAGCTTTGGACCAAAAGTAAAAAAAGAAGAAGCGGTATGGGACGTACTCGCTATTCAAAATGAACTTCAAGTTCTCCCTTCTTTTTCAAGTTCAATCGTGGATGGCATTGCTTTAGGCTTTGATTTTGTGGAACAGATTCGTAAATTAGTAGAAGCAGCAGAAAAATCAGGTAATGCTAGTAGTTTTAAACGTGAATTTACAGAGATCGAATGGCTTTCACCAATTCCACGTACACCTAAAAATATTATGTGTATTGGTAAAAACTATGATGAACATGCGAAGGAAATGGGTGCAGAAGCAGCACCAACGGATTTAATGGTATTTACAAAATCACCAACTGCAATTGCCGCTGATGGACAAACAATTTCTATTCATGCTGATCTTTCTTCAAAAATGGATTATGAAGGTGAGCTAGCTATCGTTATTGGGAAACGTGGCAAAAACATTCCTAAAAATTTAGCATTTGATTATGTATTTGGCTACACAATTGCCAATGATGTAACAGCTCGTGATTTACAAGAGAATCATAAACAATTCTTCTTGGGTAAAAGCTTAGACGGTACTTGCCCTCTTGGACCATACCTTGTGACAAAGGATGAAATTCCAAATCCACAAGACTTAACAGTTGTTACAAAGGTTAATGATGAAGTACGTCAAAACGGCTCTACGAAAGATATGATGTTCACTGTTGAAACACTAGTATCCATCCTATCAAAGCATGTGACATTAGAGCCAGGAGATGTTATTTTAACAGGTACGCCAGCAGGAGTTGGCAAAGGTATGAACCCGCCACAATTCTTAAAAGCTGGAGATACAGTAAAAGTATCCATTCAAGGAATCGGTACATTAGTCAACCATTTTGAATAA
- a CDS encoding YisL family protein, with protein sequence MSFLTSQTHLHITTWVVAIVIFLIAALMGKQSKGLHMTLRLFYVLIIITGGALFIEAMDYGQGMLYGFKFLGGILVIGMMEMVLVRQKKNKPTGMFWILFAVFLLITLFLGFKLPMGQDFLA encoded by the coding sequence ATGAGTTTTTTAACTAGCCAAACGCATTTGCATATTACTACGTGGGTAGTGGCTATTGTTATCTTTTTAATTGCGGCACTAATGGGCAAGCAATCAAAAGGCTTACATATGACATTACGTCTGTTTTATGTATTAATAATCATCACAGGTGGAGCATTATTTATCGAGGCAATGGACTATGGTCAAGGTATGCTTTACGGTTTTAAATTCTTAGGTGGCATACTTGTAATTGGTATGATGGAAATGGTATTAGTGCGCCAAAAGAAAAATAAACCAACAGGTATGTTTTGGATTTTATTTGCAGTATTCTTATTAATCACTTTGTTCCTAGGATTTAAACTACCAATGGGTCAAGATTTCTTAGCATAA